Genomic DNA from Melospiza georgiana isolate bMelGeo1 chromosome 3, bMelGeo1.pri, whole genome shotgun sequence:
CAGCTGCACGACCCACAGAGCTGAGGAGCTGAAACTCTGCCCTGTTGGCACTTggggtggctctgctgtggctttagcaggtgctgctgcccttgCAGGGGTGAGCGTGTGTCCTGCAGCCCGGCAGGTGCTCTGGACTCACCGATGCAGCGCTGTTGAGTTGGTAGTTGAGGGGCGCGTTGACGCCGAACTCAGAGTTGATGGTGGCGTTGGCCTGCAGGACCGCGGCGCTCATGTACAGAATGGCCGTGGTGCCGTGGTACAAACTGTCCTGCAAAACGAGACACCTGTGAGTGCCCCAAAGGGGGACAGGTGCCTGGAGAGGCCTGGGACCAAACCAAGCAGTGgtttcactgcacagctccccTGGACTTTCCAGTCGAGGCAAAGGGAAGAAAGGGTTGGTGGGTCACCAGCCATGGTGATCCTACGCCCACGTTGCTGCTGCCAACATCTGCCCGTGTTCCATTCCCTCCTTACCAGCACTTTCCAGTTCTCGCTGTTCCTGTGGAAGCCGAGGAGGTAGCttaagaggagcagcagggagatgaGGCAGGAGGTGAGGGACACGTACAtcacccatccctgcagcagcgGCAAGGAGACAGAGGTAGCAGCGACGAGGATCCACACCCAGGTCCCGCAGACCTGCCGGGGACAAACAGGCGCCACTGATGAGTGTGGGATGAGGAAAAGCTCTTTTCCTCCCCagttccctcctccctccctcctgagccagctgcagcagccagcggAACCCCTGCATCtttcccagagcatcccagtgctAAGGGAAGCAAGGAAGCAAGTTGGCACCGGTTCCCCTGAAAACTCAGGGGAAATGAGTGTTCACACGAAAGGGAAGGGTTTGCTGCCGCCTTGCACACAAGGAAATGTCTCACCCCGAGGGATTTGGTGGAGAAGccagaaaatgtgcttttatcTGGGAAAAGTGAGCGGCCGCCTcaacccagccctgcctgctcgTTAATCTCCAGGGCTTGGAATCACAGCACAAGGAAGTCTCCTCTCAGCTCCACGCACCAGCCTGGAGCGAGTTGCTCGCTCTGGATCCACCCAAAATATTTACTGAGCACAAAAAGCCCACAAGGTCATTGGGATGAGCCCATGCCGCCCTGTGccatcccagctgctgtgggtgagaCCCCTGGAattgcagcagggagctgagcccaCCACCACGGCCAGGGATTGTGcctgtggggcacagggtgTGTGGGTTGCCAGCCCCGTGCACCATGACAAAGTACATCAGGTGCTATCTTGGCCGGTCCCACTGGATGCCCTCTGGACCCAGAAGCAATTGAAAGAATCATGGAATGTCATCACACATTACCAGACGCCCAATTGCCTTCAACCCCTGGAACGACTTGATACAGAGAGCAAAATTGCCTTGATTTTCCAGCCATTTCTACAGAGAGCTGCTTCACGATAACGAGAGCTGCCAGTCTGCCCTGGATTAGCAGGGCAGCTCttcagcctctcccagccccacggcAGCCGGTGACCCTCACGCAGGCTGTGATGGAGCCGAGCGTGCCTTGTCCTCAAGCTGCTCCTAAAATCCCCTTCAGGAATACTTTGTGCATTCAGCATAAGCTCAAAGCCAAGCTGTCACTCCCCAGTCAGGATGCCTTCAGGATGTCTTCGGGGGATTTTAGCCCGGAGCGGGCTCCGTGAGGCGGCGCGGCGAGGCATACTCACGATCTCGGGCAGGATGAAGGCGTAGGGGATGGTTTTGAAG
This window encodes:
- the MALL gene encoding MAL-like protein isoform X1 → MASVGPSAASAQPALPSGPAVFKTIPYAFILPEIVCGTWVWILVAATSVSLPLLQGWVMYVSLTSCLISLLLLLSYLLGFHRNSENWKVLDSLYHGTTAILYMSAAVLQANATINSEFGVNAPLNYQLNSAASFFAFLTTFLYILHAFSIYYQ
- the MALL gene encoding MAL-like protein isoform X2, which encodes MASVGPSAASAQPALPSGPAVFKTIPYAFILPEIVCGTWVWILVAATSVSLPLLQGWVMYVSLTSCLISLLLLLSYLLGFHRNSENWKVLFFAFLTTFLYILHAFSIYYQ